The following DNA comes from Kaistia sp. 32K.
CGCAGGCCGCTGGCCCGCTAACCTTATCCACGACGGCAGCGACGAGGTACTGGCGGCGTTCCCGCAAGCAAGCGGCGCAGTGGCGCCCGTGAAAGGCACAGAAGCCAGCGCAAAAACCGCAAACGCCTTCGGAGAGTACTCTGGCAGGGCGCCAAGCGATCAGCGCGATGGTGGTGGCCGCGCCGCCAGATTCTTCTACTGCGCCAAGGCCAGCCGCAAAGATCGCAACGAAGGCACGGCCAGCGGCAGTTCTCCAGCCGTGGGCACCAACGCCACCATGCGCGAGCGCGAGGATGCAGACTGGCCGGCCCGCAACGGCAACCACCACCCTACCGTCAAGCCCACCGACCTGATGGCCTATCTCTGCCGGCTGGTGACGCCACCGGGCGGTACCGTGCTCGATCCCTTCATGGGCAGCGGCAGCACCGGAAAGGCCGCGATGCGCGAGGGGTTCCGCTTCATTGGCTGCGAGCTGTCGCCGGAGTACCTGGCGATAGCCGAGGCACGGATCGCGCATGAGCTTGGGAAGCGCGTGCCTGTCGAGCCTGCGCCTGTGGAGCAGGCCAAGCAGCACGATCTGTTTGCCCAGGAGGGCGCATGAGCCTCCTGATCCCGATGTCGCACGCTGACCTGTGCGCCATTGCCGTGAAGTGGCTGAAGCGGGCGAACTCGGCCGGCGGCCCTGGCTGTCACGTGGCGGTGAGCGAGTGCCGGTCTGGCTGGACTGGAGAGGTGCCGGATGCGATCGGGTTCCGCGCGGCCGGGTTCGAGGACGGATCGACCGTTGTCGAGTGCAAGACCAGCCGGGCCGACTTCCTTGCTGATCGCAAGAAGGCGCACCGCTCCAGCGGCGGCTGCGGCAACTGGCGCTATTTCATGGCGCCGGATGGCTTGATCAGCCCTGACGAGCTGCCGCCTGGCTGGGGCCTGCTGACGGTGAACAGCCGTGGGCATGTCAAAGCTATCGCTGGGCCTGCCGCTCACTACCGCGGCCGCAATGACGTGCTGCGCGAGCAGGTCGAGCAGTTCCGCCACGTCGCCGACCGCGACCGCGAGCAGTTCATCCTGGCCAAGCTGCTGGAGCGCGTAGGCGATGCGGAAGAGATGAACCGCAGGATCAAGCATGTCTACGCCGAGCAGAGCAGGCTGATCGACCGTGTGAACAGCCAGGTCAAGGAGATGAACGAGTTGCGCGACGAGAACTACCGCCTGAAGCGAGAGCTGTCCGCCAGGCCGCCCATCCAGTAATTCCCAGACACTGAATCAGGGCGTCTACTTGCATCGAGCCAGTAACTGCGCGGCATGCGGGCCGTCTATGCTTTCCTTGGGCGCATATAGGGCGCAGTTCATGCAGGTGTTGCGCAAATTTAAGTAAATGAGGTATTTTAATACCTCACACACTACCGCCGGCGCCGCCGGCCAGGAATACGGGAATGTTGAAATCGTGGTGGGGAAAAGTGACCGGCCTGGAGGCCGCGAACAAGCGCATTGCTGATCTGGAAGGGCTGTACGAGCTCCAGAAGAGCATCACGGCGCGCAAGGAAGAGATCATCGATGATCTCGAGAAAGAGCTGAACGAAAGCAAGATCGCCTGCATCAAGCTGCGCGGCACCGTGCACAAGATCAGTGCTGAGCGTGCCGATCTGCGCACCCGCCTGGCCAATGCCAATGGCCGCAAGCGGAGGATGACCCAGTGAGCGGCGCAGCGGCGATGGCCGCGGCTGTTGATTGGAGCGAGGCGCCGGAGGGGGCCACGCACTACTGCAATGGATGGCTCTGGCCTTGGCTGCGCCTGCGCGACGGGGTTCTGCAGTTTCACCATTTCACAGCCGGATGGACTATCCTCCTGCTTCTTGAAGGTGAAAGTCTTGCTGACATCATCAGCCGAACCGTAGAGCGCCCAACCACTCCAGCCGCCTGGAACGGCGAAGGGCTGCCGCCGGTTGGGACGGCGTGCGAGTACCATATGGGTAACAAGTGGCGTCGCGTAGTGATAGCGGCTCATGTCAAACAGCCAGCAGGTAAGGCCGCCGTATTCGAGTTTATCGACGGTAATGATTGGTCATCCAGCCCTTCGCCAACGAGATTCCGCCCCATTCGCACCCCCGAGCAGATCGCTGCGGAGGAGCGGGAAGATGCCATCCGCAAGATCACTCACCTGCTCGGCGAGAAGACCGGCACTGCAGACAGCAACCGCTCCAGGGCAGAGGTATTGCACGACGCCGGCTACCGCCTGGTCGAAGGAGGTGCGCAATGAGCGCCCTCGGCGAGCGCCGGGCGGGGTTTGAGGAAGCCTACCACCTGCAGTTCGGCCGCCTGCCGCAGAACTGGAATGAGGCGCAGGGTAAATACTTCGATGCGCACGGACAGGGTGCCTGGTGGGCCTGGTGCGCCGCTCTTGGCGTCATCGAGAACGACCCGCGCCGGACGGCATTCGAGGCTTGGGCTGATGCCCATCACCTGCCTCTCCAGCGCATGGGGCGCACGCCGCACTATGAGCACGCAGACACCCAAGGCGCATGGATCGGCTGGAACGCCGCCCTGGACAGCGTGGTGATTGAGCTGCCGGCGCCCGACAGCACCGACGCCAACCCAACGACCAGCACCGACTGCGACAGCGGCTTCGCGCGCGGCGTGAGCGCGTGCCGGGTAGCCATCAACGCCGCCGGACTGAAGGTGAAGCCATGATCTGTCAGCAACCACAAGCCCATCCTGCTCGCTGCGGGTGCGAGCGGGTATCAATCCTGCGCGACACGAACGTCGGCTATGCCGCTGGCACGTCACGGCTCCAGAGCGGCTTCGAAGACGATGACCTGCCCAGTATCTGCCGCCACCCCGGTCACAACCCGCCGACGGGCCTGCACGTGCCGGAAGGCAAGCGCTACCGGCACGTCTGCCCTGGCTGCGGCTTCACGGCGATCCTGCGCTCTCAAGGCCTGACCATGATGGCCGACCGCAGGCCTATCAGTCTGCCCAAGATCGACATCAGCCTGAGCGCCGGCATCAGCGACGCATTCTGCGAGGGCGTGCTGTACGCCCAGCGCATGGATCGTGAAGCGCTGGCGGCTGCCGGCTTCGAGGTGGCGCCATGAACCGCGACCTCTGCATCATGGCCTGCATCTTCTGCCGGGATGAGGCTTTCCGCAAATGGATGACCCGCGACGGGCCGAGCATCAACGAGGCGCGCGCCAAGGAAATTATCCTCGGCGTGTGCGGCGTCAAATCCCGCAACGACCTCGACACCAACCCCGAGGCCGCCGCGCGCTTCCACGAACTGGTGCGGCGGCCGTTTTTGGAGTGGAAGGAGGGGCGACCGTGACTGCAGACAAGATAGTGGTCGTTGGCGGCGTGAACAGAGCTTTGGCATTGGCACTCATCGGCTGCCTGGAGCGCCATCTGATCAGCGGCTCAGGCGAAATTGAAATTGGCCGCCACGGGCTGTGTGATTCCGTAGAACTGGCGCAGCCTGTGGTCAAGCGCGAGCGGACGCCTGCCGGCCCGCGCGATCGCTGGGGGAAGCCGCTGTGAGCGTGACACCCAAGATTTCCCTGATCGCCTTCGAGGGGCGCGACCCGTCCAAGGCATTTGTCCAGGTGCCTGACGAGCGCGGCCGCTGGGTGCTGACCGATCGCTGCGTGGTCGAGGTGGCTTGCAGTCACTGCCAGGCGGTGGTGGGTGAGCCCTGCCGCCGCAGGGGCGGCTGGGGCGTCGGTACCCACTACGTGCGGCGACACGCTTGGACGGTTAAGTCCACTCGCGAGGCGCGGCGCCAGATACCGGTCGAAGCCAAACCCAGGCTGCGCGTGCGTGCCGGTGGAGTGGTGGAGTTGCCGGTATGAAGCTGCTCGTCTGTGGCGGGCGCGACTTCATGGATCGCAACATCGTCTTCGAGGTGCTTGACGGGGTGCATGCCAAGCGGCGCATCGAGGTCATCATCCATGGTTGCGCGCGAGGAGCTGATCGCCTGGCCGGCCAATGGGCAAAAGCACGCGGCGTTCTTTGTGCTGAGGTCGAGGCGCATTGGGCAGCTCATGGCAAAGGCGCCGGGCCTCGCCGCAACCGCGCAATGCTGAGCCTTGGCCCGGATGGCGTGGTAGCCTTCCCGGGCGGTGATGGCACGCTCAACATGATCCGCATCGCCGAGGAAGCCGGCATCAAGGTCTGGCTTCCTTGCGGGATGCCTGAATACAAACCAACCGCGCCCGCCGGGCGCTAGGGGAAAGGAAGTGACTGTAGAACGACTGAGCGTCTGGCGTGCAGACGCCGAGTGGGATGACGATGTTGAGGTGGTGAGGGCTGCCGACTATGACCTGCTGGCCGCCGAGGAAGCCCGCCTGCGCGAGCTGGTGGCCGAGGCTGAGCGTGATGCGGAGCGCTATCGCCTCCTGCGCGGCAATGGGCGCGATCCTATCGCTGTACGCAACCACCTTTCGCACCTTTACGACGAAAGCCTCGATGCTGCTGTCGATGCGCTGGCTGCGCAGGAGGGTTCGTGATGGTCAAGCCAGACTACTCCGAGTTTGACGCCAAGCTACTCAACCTGATCATGCTTGGCAAAAACCGCATGATGCTTCTTGATCAAGATCGGTCTTTGATTGAGGCAGCTAGACCATTCTGCCGCCCAGGCCAGCCGGAATTCCGCGTGATCGACAGCCGCCTTCAGGCTATGCGCAAGGATGGCAAGATCAAGCACAATGGCCGAGAGTGGACGCTGACGACATGATGCTGAGTCAGGCGGTCATGCCAGCAACAGCCTGATTATGAGCCGCCTGCAAGGGCGGCTTTGCTTTTTCGGGCGCATATAGGGCGCATCGCCTGATGGTTGCGGGGCTGAATCCGGCAGTGGTACGATTGGCTCCTCAAGTAAATATGCCAAAATCGGAGGATCGCATCATGAAGCGCGACGAATATGAGGGCCTGTAAGGTCATCGGTGTTGGCGAGGGCATCGCTCTCGACGACTACGAAGGCTTCTAACCGACAACCCAAAAAGCCCGCCATTGAGCGGGCTTTTTCTTGCCCACGTCAGCACTATTTCATATTTATTCATTGATCTTCTGGCGATTGCATTATTTGTAGTTACTCAATTATGATCTGTGAAACCAACATCAAGCCTGGAAACAACCAGGCGGAGACTTATGCTTACCTACGGAAGTGTTTGCAGCGGTATCGAAGCCGCTAGCGTGGCCTGGCATCCGCTTGGCTGGCGGCCTGAGTGGTTCGCCGAGATTGAAAAATTCCCATCAGCTGTGCTGGCGCATCAATGGCCTGACATCCCGAACATGGGCGACATGACCAAGATCGCTGCAATGGTTCGTGCTGAGGCGGTAGCCGCACCTGACGTACTGGTCGGCGGTACTCCCTGCCAAGCCTTCTCTGTCGCCGGCGCCCGCGCCGGTCTCGCTGATCCACGCGGTCAGCTCACCCTAGCCTACGTGGATCTTGCCAATGCAATCGACTCAACTCGCGCTCTTCGAGGAAAGCAACCCGCCGTCATCGTCTGGGAAAATGTCCCTGGCGTACTCAGCTCAAAAGATAATGCCTTCGGATGCTTTCTGGCTGGACTTGCCGGTGAAGACTGCGAACTGCAACCACCAGGGGGTAGATGGTCGGACGCTGGTTGTGTGTTTGGCCCCCAAAGAACAATCGCGTGGCGGGTCTGCGATGCCCAATATTTCGGCGTGGCCCAACGACGCCGTCGTGTGTTCGTTGTCGCAAGTGCTCGAGATGGGTTCGATCCCACAGCGGTACTTTTTGAGCGCGAAGGCGTGCGCCGGGATACTCCGCCGAGCCGAAGCGCGGGGCAAGACGTTACCGCCGGCACTCTTAGAAGCACTGATGGCGGTAGCGACGTCGACCACGCGAGAGCAAACCATCTAGTCACCGGCACGCTGATGGCCAATGGAAAGGCGGCGGGAAGTGCCACACAACAAGATGCCGAACAGGGCATGCTCGTTGTCCATGGCACACAAGACCCCTGCACCAGCACTCACACCGCCTTCACTCTCGGTCGCAACAACGGCGCCGAGAACGTCCTGGCCTTCAGCTGCAAGGATTACGGCGCTGATGCTGGCCCGTTGAGTCCCACGCTACGCGCCATGGGTCACGGCGAAAGCCACGCGAATGCTGGCGGACAGGTTGCTGTTGTAATTGGTTGCGACGGTACCGTAGATGGCCCGGTTCCACCGCTGATGGCAAGGTCAAGTCGTGGTGGTGCTCAAACGCTGTCACCAGGGCATCAGACCGACGGACACATGATAGCTACTTGCGTCACTGGCGACATCACCCACACCCTTAAAGCCGAAGGATTTGACGCCAGCGAGGATGGCACAGGTCGCGGCCAGCCGATCATCGCTGCATTCGCCGAGAACAGTCGCGCTGAACTGCGGTACGAGGCTGGCGATGGCAGTATCACTGGCGCACTGAAGACTGGAGGCGGCAAGGCTGGCCAGTCCTACCCTGTCGCCCAGGTCGGCATGGCCGTCCGCCGGCTCACACCGCGCGAGTGCGAGCGCCTGCAGGCATTCCCTGATGACTACACCCTAATACCCTACGGTCGCCCGGTGCGCATGGAAAAGCTGGAGCAGGACTGGATCAAGTACCTGCTGCGAGGCGGTGTGATGACCCTGGATCAGGCTTGCCAGGCGGCGGCCGATGGCCCGCGCTATAAGGCACTGGGAAACAGCATGTGCGTCTACAACATGCGGTGGATTGGTCGGCGCATTAGCAGCTATTTGACTGTGGGTTCTGGCACGTTGTCGTGACGCCATCATGGCAGCATGAACGAGAATACCGCTCCGATCGTAGCACGCCGCGTCGTCCTGCTGGTCAAGTCTCAAAAGTTCGCCGGCCAGGCGGGATATTTCCTGCAAGGTGGTCGGTGGCACGCCATCAAGCACGACAAGCCGGCGCCGAAAGGGGCGCCGAAGGCCAAGCACCCTGGCGCAGCCGGCCAGCACGCACCCGTCGTCCTGACCGATGAGCAGGTTGAGCAGCTGAAGTATCCTGCCGAAAAGGCTGCGACCAACAAGGAGATGGCAGCGCACAACAACGTGCACCTGCCTAAGCTGCTCGAACATGCCGCGAACGGCGACGCGACGGCGATCCTGGGCACGGGCTTCGGCACCAACTCCCACTCGAAGAAGAAGGCCCTGGCCGCCAACGTCCTGCTCGGCATGATGGGCAGTTCGCACAAGGTCGAGTTGGGCCAGGCCGCCGGCAGCCACCCTGCTGTGCAGGTGCCGGCAGCCCACGAGCCCGCCGAGGCACCTGCCAAGCCAGCGGAGAAGCCCAAGCTCGGCCCGGTCGGCCAGGCGCTGAAGGAGGCGATCAAGGAGCCTGCTGCGCAATCTGCAACCCCAGGCCTGGCCATGCCCGCCTTCGTGGAAGGCAAGACCACCAACTCGGTTGTCTCCTACTACGAAGGCCAGGCCCAGAAGATCCTCGACATGGCCGCCGCCGGCGACGCCGTAGGCCTGGCCGCCATGAAGGAAGCTGGCCTCAAGCAGAACGCCAAGGGCAAGGTGTCGAACACCTTCGCCGGCAAGACGCAGAACAGCAAGCTGCTGCTGGCGCTGCACGGCCAGGCGCTGGAGCAGGCCAATGGTGGCAAGCCGGCGCCTGAAGCAGAGAAGCCCGCCGAGCCCAAGCCGGAACCGAAGGCCGAGAAGCCTGCGCCGGCACCTGCCTCACCGGAGCAGGCCGCCGAGCCCCAGGCTGCGACCTCGAAGCTCTCGCAAATCCCGTGGGACAGCCTGGTGCTGCCCGACAGAAACACCAACGCCAAGTCGCACAATGGCAAGGTTGCTCAGATCAAGGCCATGGCCGAGGCTGGCGACCTTGCGGGGCTGGAGGCGTTCACCGCCGGGAAGAACACCTACGGCACCAAACAGAAAAAGCTCGCCGCGCTGGCTGCTGCCGCGTTGAAAGAGGACGCCGCTGCTCCGGCACCGATAGAGCAGGCCAAGCCTGCCGAGCAACCAGCCCCGGAACCTGCCGCCACAGAGCCAGCCGAGCAAGGCCCGAAAGAAGGCGACACCAAGCCCGCTGCCGATGGCGGCACCCTCGTGTTCAGCAAGGGTCGCTGGCACAAGCAAGAGCAGCCGAAGGCGGCTGAACCGGCACCGCCCGCCGAGCCAGAGCCAGCAGCGGCGGTGCCTGCCGGCAAGAAACTCAAGCCGTCCGAGGCCATCGCCATCGGCAAGGGCCTGAAGACCGCCAGCGGCATGAAGGCGAAGCTGAAAGCGCTGGCCGTGGCCGGCGATGTCGCGGGCCTGCAGGAGTTCATCAGTGTCGCCAATGGGCTGCCAGCCTCCAAGAAATACGCCGAGAAACTGATCACGGCCATGACCGATGGCGAGCCTGGCGCCGCTGCACCACCCAAGGCCGCGCCGAAGCCGGCCACGGCCGGCGGCATCGAGTCCATGGACGCCTGGACGCAGACCGGCCCGCAGGGTGGCTCTAACCCGGGCGGCAAGTTCAAGGATCAGGACGGCGTCGAGTGGTACTGCAAGTTCCCCGGCAATGAGGACGTGGCCAAGTCCGAGGTGCTGGCCGCCAAGCTGTACGGCGCCGCCGGCGTGTCGGGCCAGGACGCCAAGCTGGTGATGAAGGACGGCAAGCTCGGCATCGCCAGCCGCTGGCATGACGTCTCGAAGGTGTCGCCTGCCGCCCTGGCCAAGGCTGATGGCGTTGCCGCGGGCTTTGCCGCAGACGCCTGGCTGGGTAACTGGGACGTGGTCGGCCTCGGCTACGACAACCTGCAGCTCGATGCCACCGGCAAGGCCATGCGGATCGATGCCGGCGGCTCGCTGGAGTACCGCGCCCAGGGCGGCAAGAAGGCCTTCGGCAACGTGGTCACCGAGATCGACAGCCTGCGCGATCCCAAGATCAACCCGCAGTCTGCTGCCGTGTTCGGCAAGATGACGAAGGCCGACATCACCGCCGGCGTTGCCAAGGTGCTGAAGGTCAGCGACGCGCAGATCCACGCTCTGGTCAACACCTACGGCCCGGGCGATGCTGCGCACAAGAAGGCGCTGGCCGAGACCCTGATCGCGCGCAAGGCCGACCTGCTGGCCAAATTCCCGAAGGCGAAGAAGGCGAAGAAGCACACCTTCAAGCCGGAGAAGATCAGCGAGCCGCCATCGTTCCTGAACTGGGGCGGCAGCGGCAAGGATGGCCCGTCGAGCAAGCCGTTCGTCAACCAGGCGAATGAGAAGGCTGTGCAGGCCATCTACGAGGCGGCGAAGACAGGCAGCATCGACGCCGTCAAGGAGCTGACTGCCGAGACTTACGACAAGGCCACCGGCGAGGTGACCGGCAGCGCGAAGGTGCTCGAGCACCCGTCTCAGCACGTCAAGGGCTATGCGCAGCAGGCTATCAACGAGATCAACTACCAGCTGAACCCGCCGAAGCGCTTCCGCTTCGAGGGCGGCCATCCGCTGAGCTCGCTGAACTCGGCCTATCCATCGCACAAGGGGCCTCCCCACAGCGACGCGGTCGAGAAGGCTGGCAAGTTCCTCGTGCTCGGCGAGCCAGGCACGGTCAGCCTGGACGCGCTGGCCCTGCCGAAGATCACCCATGCCAGCGGTCAGCTGACCAAGGCGACCTACTCGCCGGCAGCTCAGTCTGCCATCCAGGGGATGCCTGAGACGCAGAAGCAGGCGATCAAGGCGTACACCGGCAGCTCCTATGTCGGCATGAACAGCTCGCTGTGGACGGGTAACCCGACTGGCGCCGCGAAGGCGGCCGGCGAGGCGCTGCACACCATGGGGCATGACATTGCCCCCGGTACCGTCCTTTCCCGCAAGCTCAGCGTGCAAGGTGCAGCCCTGGATCAGATCCTCAAATCCACTGGCAAGGTTCTGCAAGAGCCGGCTATTATGTCGACATCGATCCGGCCGTCGTCGTGGTCTGGCAACGTGCAGCTGAAACTGCACGTCGGCCCTGGCGTCAAAGGGCTATGGGTGGGGCCAGGCTCTGCGGGCGGCAGCAAGGCGCTTTCGATGAACGCCGGCGAGGATGAACTGATCCTGCCTCCGAACACTCGCCTGCTGATCCTTTCGGTCAAGAAGCCGTCAGGCCCTGATGCGGACGGCTTCGGCGCTGGCGCCCAACACGTAATTGAGGCAGTCATTCTGCCAAGCATGCAGGCGAGCTGATGAGCGAGCAGGAACTGAACCACCACAATGACCCATCCGGGCTCGCTGCCTCTGCCAAGGAGGCCAGCGGCCAGCGGCCATACCTGGGCGACCTCGACGACATCGAAAAGCTGCTGCGCGCCTTCACCGACGGCGTGACCAGCCGGTTCGCCCAGGTCGGCCGTGGCCAGCTGACGCCTGACGCCGCGGCCACGGCCGACCGCGAAGAGTGCCTGCGCATGGCTGGGGTCTTCGCCGGGCTCGATGATGACTATGCCGCGATCGAGCACTGGAACGGCGAAGGCCTGGCGAACTACATTCGCGCCCGCATGGTCGAGGCCGTCCAGCCTGGTGAGGATGACGAGAGCGTCATTGCCCAGGCCTTCGGGGTGTTCGTGCACCGGATCTACGGTGCCATCGCCGAGGCAGGCAGCTCGCCGGATGCCGAAGCGCTGTCGGTGACGTTGCTGGAGAACATCCGCTCGTTCACTTGGCTGCTTGTGGGGCTCGAGTCCAATGAGTAGTACGTTTGAGAAGTATCAGGAGCACCTGGCCGGAGTCGACCTGCTCGGCGACCCCATTGACGACCTGGTGAAGGGACACGTGAAGGGCTACACCAAGAAGAACGGCACCTATGTCAGGCCGCATGCCAGGGTGGGCGATGCGGTGGCGCCAGACCCAATCCATCACCCTCGCGCAGGCGAGGATGGCAAGCAGGTGCTGATCAAGCAGCCGCACCACGCATCGCAGCCGAGCACCTGGCACCACCCTGATGCGGTGGCGACGTTCGTGCCTGGCGGCGACGTGCCGCCGTCGATCAACGGCGTGCCGCTGCGCGCCTGGCGTGATCACCCGCAGACGAATGACGGCTGGGATTTCGTCGACGGCCAGATGGACGACCTCGACGAGCCGCCTTTCCATCTGCCGCCGGGGAAGAAGGCATCCAGCGGCGTGGTCATTCAAGAGCCGGACGGGAGGGTATGGGTTATACACCCAACCAATGCTTTTGGCGGGTATGAGGCCTCGCTACCTAAAGGCACTGCCGAACCTGACCTGTCGCTGCAAGCGAACAGCATCAAAGAGGTGTTTGAGGAAACAGGGTTGAAGGTCGAGATCACCGGCTTTCTCGGGGACTTTTCCCGAACGACCTCTGTCGCTCGAATGTACACTGGTCGCCGAGTTGGCGGCTCACCGCATCTCATGGGCTGGGAGGCGCAGGCGGTATCGTTGTGCCCCGCCAGCAAGCTGTACGATTTACTGAACGTCTGGTCAGACCATGCGATTGCGGAAGCTCTTGGCGCTGGAAAGCCGCCTTCTCAGTAATGTAGACTTTCCCAAAAAGAATGAAATTTCCAGGTTAAGTCTTGAAAGTTATCAGCAGATCCGAAGCCAAAAACCTCGACCTAAAGCGCTTCTACACTGGAAAACCGTGCGTGAACGGGCATTTATCTGAGCGTCACGCGGGCAACGGTCAATGCATTGAATGTCGCTCGTCTCGGTATGACAAGGATTCCGCTAAGCGGTACAACTACAGCTACCGAAGCGATAACAAGGAACGTCTTTCCGCATATGACAGGGAGCGGTACGCCAGAGACAGCGAGTTGAAGAAGGCGTCTTCTCGCGCGTACTACCATGCCAATCGCGAGAAATGTCGTGCGTCGTCTAAGGCCTGGCGGGAGAACAACAAAGATCGCATAGCCAAGCAGCGCCGAGAGCATTACG
Coding sequences within:
- a CDS encoding adenylosuccinate synthase → MSLLIPMSHADLCAIAVKWLKRANSAGGPGCHVAVSECRSGWTGEVPDAIGFRAAGFEDGSTVVECKTSRADFLADRKKAHRSSGGCGNWRYFMAPDGLISPDELPPGWGLLTVNSRGHVKAIAGPAAHYRGRNDVLREQVEQFRHVADRDREQFILAKLLERVGDAEEMNRRIKHVYAEQSRLIDRVNSQVKEMNELRDENYRLKRELSARPPIQ
- a CDS encoding NUDIX hydrolase; amino-acid sequence: MSSTFEKYQEHLAGVDLLGDPIDDLVKGHVKGYTKKNGTYVRPHARVGDAVAPDPIHHPRAGEDGKQVLIKQPHHASQPSTWHHPDAVATFVPGGDVPPSINGVPLRAWRDHPQTNDGWDFVDGQMDDLDEPPFHLPPGKKASSGVVIQEPDGRVWVIHPTNAFGGYEASLPKGTAEPDLSLQANSIKEVFEETGLKVEITGFLGDFSRTTSVARMYTGRRVGGSPHLMGWEAQAVSLCPASKLYDLLNVWSDHAIAEALGAGKPPSQ
- a CDS encoding DUF2493 domain-containing protein, whose translation is MKLLVCGGRDFMDRNIVFEVLDGVHAKRRIEVIIHGCARGADRLAGQWAKARGVLCAEVEAHWAAHGKGAGPRRNRAMLSLGPDGVVAFPGGDGTLNMIRIAEEAGIKVWLPCGMPEYKPTAPAGR
- a CDS encoding DNA cytosine methyltransferase; this translates as MLTYGSVCSGIEAASVAWHPLGWRPEWFAEIEKFPSAVLAHQWPDIPNMGDMTKIAAMVRAEAVAAPDVLVGGTPCQAFSVAGARAGLADPRGQLTLAYVDLANAIDSTRALRGKQPAVIVWENVPGVLSSKDNAFGCFLAGLAGEDCELQPPGGRWSDAGCVFGPQRTIAWRVCDAQYFGVAQRRRRVFVVASARDGFDPTAVLFEREGVRRDTPPSRSAGQDVTAGTLRSTDGGSDVDHARANHLVTGTLMANGKAAGSATQQDAEQGMLVVHGTQDPCTSTHTAFTLGRNNGAENVLAFSCKDYGADAGPLSPTLRAMGHGESHANAGGQVAVVIGCDGTVDGPVPPLMARSSRGGAQTLSPGHQTDGHMIATCVTGDITHTLKAEGFDASEDGTGRGQPIIAAFAENSRAELRYEAGDGSITGALKTGGGKAGQSYPVAQVGMAVRRLTPRECERLQAFPDDYTLIPYGRPVRMEKLEQDWIKYLLRGGVMTLDQACQAAADGPRYKALGNSMCVYNMRWIGRRISSYLTVGSGTLS